The genomic interval GACGGAGCAAGGCAGGTCCTTCTTCCGCAGCCACGATCTGACCATCCCACTCCCGGCAGGACTGATCCCACCTCAGCCAACGCCCACATCCGCCGTCACGCTCGGCATCCGTCCGGAAGATATCGTGCTCCGGGAATCCCCGGAAGCCGTACCAGTCACAGGCACGGTAGACCTGGTGGAGGATCTTGGCGCAGACCTCCTGTTGCATTGCCAGATCGGTGCACTGCGCCTCGTGGTCAGAACGACTCGCCGCACGGACAGCGTCCAGGGACAGGCGCTGCCCTTCTATTTCCCTCTCGACAAGCTCCATCTCTTCGCCGACAACCGTCGGCTCGACCCGATCACCACGCCCACTTGACTGTGGCCGCGACTTTCTTATCTCTGTGATAGCGGGCACGCTGAACGACGGAGAAAAACCGCCCGTTCGCTTGCATTGCATCCGGAGACCCCGTAAGCTCCGGAAAGGATTGCGTTCTTTGCCTCAACTTCACACAGCATTTGGATAGGGACCGACCCTGATGGCGACAGCACAACGCGGCTACTATGAAATTCTCGGCATCCAACGGGACGCCTCTGCCGACGACATCAAGAAAGCCTTTCGCAAGCGGGCCCGTGAAATCCATCCCGACCTCCATACCGGCGCAAAAAAAACGGAAATGGAGAAGAAGTTCAAAGAATTGAACGAAGCGCATGAGGTGTTGTCGGACCCGGACAAGCGAAAAAAATACGATCAGTACGGCCAGAACTGGGAACAAGCCGAGGCGTACGAGAAGGCCCGACAGCAGGCAGGTGCCCAAACCGGACGCGGCGGCCAAGCCGGTGGATTCAGCGGCGATTTCGGAGACATCTTCGAAACATTTTTCAGCGGCCGTGGGCGTGGAGGTGCGGCAGGAGGAACCGCGGGGTTCGCGGTCGATGGGGAAGACCTGGAAACCGACGTTCACCTCAGCATCCGCGATGTGCTGACCGGCGTCACCCGACGCATCGATCTGACCGAACGCGTCGTCTGCAAGGCCTGTGGCGGCAGCGCCATCGTCCGAGGGCGCCCCTGCGTGGTGTGCGGGGGGGCCGGCACTCAGGCGGAAAAACGCACCATCGAAGTCCGGATCCCGGCCGGCGTGGAGAACGATACCCGCGTGCGCATTGCGGGCAAGGGACAACCAGGGGTCAATGGA from Nitrospira sp. carries:
- a CDS encoding DnaJ domain-containing protein, giving the protein MATAQRGYYEILGIQRDASADDIKKAFRKRAREIHPDLHTGAKKTEMEKKFKELNEAHEVLSDPDKRKKYDQYGQNWEQAEAYEKARQQAGAQTGRGGQAGGFSGDFGDIFETFFSGRGRGGAAGGTAGFAVDGEDLETDVHLSIRDVLTGVTRRIDLTERVVCKACGGSAIVRGRPCVVCGGAGTQAEKRTIEVRIPAGVENDTRVRIAGKGQPGVNGGKPGDLYLRVHLQTNGVFRQKGSDIQVTLPVWPWEAALGAEVMAPTLTEPVKVKIPPGSKADSKLRLKGKGLPTATGEQGDLFLKLKVVMPTAISDEERALYEQLSRGRHSDPRAEILAASRRSSS